In a genomic window of Streptomyces koelreuteriae:
- a CDS encoding PTS fructose transporter subunit IIABC: MSDMITADLVDLDLSADTKEAAARALAERMVALGRVTDLDGFLADVAAREAQMPTGLDGGIGIPHCRSEHVTEPTLAFGRSSDGIDFGATDGPADLIFLIAAPAGADDAHLTILSSLARQLMNTEFTDALRSVGDAGAAAALIRGDEPEAPEPAASEDTVASAGAASPAAATVTDDDAGAESAPEERPFRIVAVTSCPTGIAHTYMAAESLENAGREAGVEVTVETQGSAGFTRLDPEVIAAADGVIFAHDVSVREKDRFAGKPTVDVGVKAGINRPAELIAEVREKAARGEVTSGTPGSTPVERTGDSGEGYGTKLRKWLMSGVSYMVPFVAAGGLLIALGFAIGGYKVNKAPSVMDHFLWTQADSWAALLFQIGGVAFGFLVPVLAGYIAYGMADRPGLVPGFVGGAISLTINAGFLGGLAAGLIAGGVVIAIQKVNIPAALRGIMPVVVIPLISSAIVGFLMFVVIGKPIAQAQKGMTDWLNSLSGANAILLGTLLGLMMCFDLGGPVNKVAYTFATAGIAVSDPSDSAMKIMAAVMAAGMVPPLAMALATTVRGKLFNATERENGKAAWVLGASFISEGAIPFAAADPLRVIPASMAGGAITGALSMAFGATLRAPHGGIFVVPLIGNPLLYLVAIAAGVCVTTALVIVLKGMRKQAPGATAAPGEGTAAPTAESKQPVAA, from the coding sequence ATGAGCGACATGATCACCGCGGACCTGGTCGATCTCGACCTGTCCGCCGACACCAAGGAAGCGGCGGCGCGCGCCCTCGCCGAGCGCATGGTGGCCCTGGGCCGGGTGACCGACCTGGACGGCTTCCTCGCCGACGTGGCCGCCCGCGAGGCCCAGATGCCGACCGGCCTCGACGGCGGCATCGGCATCCCGCACTGCCGCAGCGAGCACGTCACCGAGCCGACGCTCGCCTTCGGGCGCAGCTCCGACGGCATCGACTTCGGTGCGACGGACGGCCCCGCCGACCTGATCTTCCTGATCGCCGCGCCGGCCGGTGCCGACGACGCCCATCTGACGATCCTGTCGTCGCTGGCCCGGCAGCTGATGAACACGGAGTTCACCGACGCGCTGCGCTCGGTGGGCGACGCGGGCGCAGCGGCGGCGCTCATCAGGGGCGACGAGCCCGAGGCGCCCGAGCCTGCGGCTTCCGAAGACACCGTGGCGTCGGCGGGAGCGGCCTCTCCCGCCGCCGCCACGGTCACCGACGACGACGCCGGCGCCGAGAGCGCCCCCGAGGAGCGCCCGTTCCGCATCGTCGCCGTCACCTCCTGTCCCACCGGCATCGCCCACACCTACATGGCGGCCGAGTCGCTGGAGAACGCCGGCCGTGAGGCGGGCGTCGAAGTCACCGTCGAGACACAGGGATCGGCCGGATTCACCCGGCTCGACCCGGAGGTCATCGCGGCGGCGGACGGCGTGATCTTCGCCCACGACGTCTCCGTACGGGAGAAGGACCGCTTCGCCGGCAAGCCGACCGTCGACGTCGGTGTGAAGGCGGGCATCAACCGCCCCGCCGAACTCATCGCCGAGGTGCGGGAGAAGGCCGCGCGCGGCGAGGTCACCTCCGGCACCCCGGGCAGCACGCCCGTCGAGCGCACCGGCGACTCCGGCGAGGGCTACGGCACCAAGCTGCGCAAGTGGCTGATGTCCGGCGTCAGTTACATGGTGCCGTTCGTCGCGGCGGGCGGTCTGCTGATCGCCCTCGGCTTCGCGATCGGCGGCTACAAGGTCAACAAGGCCCCGTCGGTGATGGACCACTTCCTGTGGACGCAGGCCGACAGCTGGGCGGCCCTGCTCTTCCAGATCGGCGGCGTCGCCTTCGGCTTCCTCGTCCCGGTCCTGGCCGGCTACATCGCCTACGGCATGGCCGACCGGCCCGGTCTGGTGCCCGGCTTCGTGGGCGGCGCGATCTCCCTGACCATCAACGCGGGCTTCCTCGGGGGCCTCGCGGCCGGTCTGATCGCCGGTGGCGTGGTCATCGCCATCCAGAAGGTGAACATCCCGGCGGCGCTGCGCGGCATCATGCCGGTGGTGGTGATCCCGCTGATCTCCTCGGCGATCGTCGGGTTCCTGATGTTCGTCGTCATCGGCAAGCCCATCGCCCAGGCGCAGAAGGGCATGACCGACTGGCTGAACAGCCTGTCCGGCGCCAACGCCATCCTGCTCGGCACCCTCCTCGGCCTGATGATGTGCTTCGACCTCGGCGGTCCCGTCAACAAGGTCGCCTACACCTTCGCCACGGCCGGTATCGCGGTGTCCGACCCCAGCGACTCCGCGATGAAGATCATGGCGGCGGTCATGGCGGCCGGCATGGTGCCCCCGCTGGCGATGGCCCTGGCCACGACCGTGCGCGGCAAGCTCTTCAACGCCACCGAGCGCGAGAACGGCAAGGCCGCCTGGGTGCTCGGCGCCTCCTTCATCTCCGAGGGCGCGATCCCCTTCGCCGCGGCCGACCCGCTGCGCGTCATCCCGGCCTCCATGGCGGGCGGCGCGATCACCGGCGCCCTGTCGATGGCCTTCGGCGCCACCCTGCGCGCCCCGCACGGCGGCATCTTCGTGGTCCCGCTGATCGGCAACCCGCTGCTCTACCTGGTCGCCATCGCCGCGGGCGTCTGCGTCACCACGGCCCTGGTGATCGTCCTGAAGGGCATGCGCAAGCAGGCCCCGGGCGCCACCGCGGCACCCGGCGAGGGCACCGCGGCCCCGACGGCGGAGAGCAAGCAGCCGGTGGCGGCGTGA
- a CDS encoding DUF6227 family protein, with product MSVPYETAAYEPHDSPESPEEHLARLLGRALNSFELPDETLRRLDCALAHDSSLHSAHHSAGLHRETYRHTWLLADGSALTLWELVHNTAPGSEPQHEVYVDEEELRAATARLPLPPDTPDFELPVTVQLSPVPAPRHAYAGDDSADHARRLLRRAENTDRPGADTAALLATASGHRIAQAFGRPCRAGRAGLGFSLYEHAFLLGDGEELSLWEVEHTATPDGRHMCEVYVSEDAAREAMERRAAQLS from the coding sequence TTGAGCGTTCCGTACGAGACGGCAGCGTACGAACCCCACGACTCGCCCGAGTCTCCGGAGGAGCACCTCGCGCGACTCCTCGGCCGCGCCCTGAACTCCTTCGAGCTACCGGACGAGACGCTGAGGCGGCTGGACTGCGCCCTGGCGCACGACAGTTCGCTGCACTCCGCGCACCACAGCGCGGGCCTGCACCGGGAGACGTACCGGCACACCTGGCTGCTGGCCGACGGTTCGGCACTCACCCTCTGGGAGCTCGTCCACAACACCGCGCCGGGCAGCGAGCCGCAGCACGAGGTCTATGTGGACGAGGAGGAGCTGCGGGCCGCGACCGCGCGTCTGCCGCTGCCGCCGGACACCCCTGACTTCGAGCTGCCGGTGACGGTGCAGCTCTCCCCGGTCCCCGCGCCCCGGCACGCCTATGCCGGCGACGACTCGGCGGACCACGCGCGCCGTTTACTGCGCCGGGCGGAGAACACGGACCGGCCGGGCGCGGACACGGCGGCCCTGCTGGCCACGGCGTCCGGCCACCGGATCGCCCAGGCCTTCGGCCGCCCCTGCCGAGCCGGCCGGGCGGGGCTGGGGTTCTCGCTCTACGAGCACGCGTTCCTGCTGGGCGACGGCGAGGAGCTCTCCCTCTGGGAGGTCGAGCACACGGCGACGCCGGACGGACGGCACATGTGCGAGGTGTACGTCAGCGAGGACGCGGCGCGTGAGGCGATGGAGCGGCGGGCGGCGCAGCTGTCGTAG
- a CDS encoding L,D-transpeptidase translates to MTRPDIAARRTLGACAALMVGALTLTACGGSANAKDDAKGGKGTGNTSVAKIAISAKDGSTGASINSTGVKVSDGKLTDVKMTVAGDGQAVSGSISSDGKAWKPKEQLERGTKYQISATAKDSDGRTAAANSIFTTVSSSNSFIGTYTPDDGTTVGAGMPVSFTFDKAITERKAVQSRITVTSSSGQQVVGHWFNGQRLDFRPEEYWKAGSKVTMKIDLDGVEGAKGVYGVQKKTVTFTVGRSQVSTVDVNTQTMTVVRDGKTIKTIPISAGSAEHTTYNGQMVISEKFTQTRMNSRTVGLGGEYDIPDVPHAMRLTTSGTFIHGNYWYSKGNPPFGRQGTSHGCVGLADVQGAGGSTPAKWFYDNSLIGDVVIVKNSPDKTVSPDNGLNGWNMDWSQWVAGSAS, encoded by the coding sequence GTGACAAGGCCGGACATTGCTGCGCGGCGCACACTGGGGGCCTGTGCCGCCCTGATGGTCGGCGCCCTGACGCTCACCGCCTGTGGTGGCAGCGCCAACGCCAAGGACGACGCCAAGGGCGGCAAGGGCACGGGCAACACGTCCGTCGCGAAGATCGCCATCTCGGCGAAGGACGGCTCCACGGGCGCGTCCATCAACTCGACCGGGGTGAAGGTCAGCGACGGCAAGCTGACCGACGTGAAGATGACGGTGGCGGGCGACGGTCAGGCCGTGTCGGGCTCGATCTCCTCCGACGGCAAGGCGTGGAAGCCGAAGGAGCAGTTGGAGCGCGGCACGAAGTACCAGATATCCGCGACCGCGAAGGACTCGGACGGCCGGACGGCCGCGGCCAACTCGATCTTCACGACGGTGTCGTCGTCGAACAGCTTCATCGGGACGTACACGCCGGACGACGGCACCACGGTCGGTGCGGGCATGCCGGTGTCGTTCACCTTCGACAAGGCCATCACCGAGCGGAAGGCCGTGCAGTCGCGCATCACGGTCACCTCCAGCAGTGGGCAGCAGGTCGTCGGGCACTGGTTCAACGGGCAGCGGCTCGACTTCCGGCCCGAGGAGTACTGGAAGGCCGGCTCCAAGGTCACGATGAAGATCGACCTGGACGGGGTGGAGGGCGCGAAGGGCGTCTACGGCGTGCAGAAGAAGACGGTCACCTTCACCGTCGGGCGCTCGCAGGTCTCCACGGTCGACGTCAACACACAGACCATGACGGTGGTCCGGGACGGCAAGACCATCAAGACGATCCCGATCTCGGCGGGCAGCGCGGAGCACACCACGTACAACGGGCAGATGGTGATCTCGGAGAAGTTCACGCAGACCCGGATGAACAGCCGGACGGTCGGTCTCGGCGGGGAGTACGACATCCCGGACGTGCCGCACGCGATGCGGCTGACGACGTCCGGCACCTTCATCCACGGCAACTACTGGTACAGCAAGGGCAATCCGCCCTTCGGCCGCCAGGGCACCAGCCACGGCTGCGTCGGCCTCGCGGACGTCCAGGGCGCCGGGGGCAGCACTCCCGCCAAGTGGTTCTACGACAACTCCCTCATCGGGGACGTGGTGATCGTGAAGAACTCCCCCGACAAGACGGTGTCGCCGGACAACGGGCTCAACGGCTGGAACATGGACTGGAGCCAGTGGGTCGCGGGCAGCGCGTCCTGA
- a CDS encoding P1 family peptidase: protein MTVEALVDALTDVSGLRVGHATRAGDGWLTGTTVVLAPEGGAVAAVDVRGGGPGTKETDALDPRNVVRKVEAIVLTGGSAYGLDAASGVMAWLEERGRGIRVGADPAQVVPVVPAACVFDLGRGGDFRARPDAATGRAAVEAAAASEPGAPVAQGCVGAGTGAVTGVVKGGIGSASTVLGSGVTVAALVVANAAGSTVDPETGVLYGELFQGRVEYPEAEVHEAARRRLAETAARSAPPPLNTTLAVVATDADLSKAQAQKLAGTAHDGIARAVRPVHLLHDGDTVFTLATGDRALDAEDPLALNEVLAAGADVVTRAIVRAVRAAESVDGPGGAWPSYGELYAGR from the coding sequence ATGACAGTTGAAGCTCTGGTGGACGCTCTGACGGATGTCTCCGGCCTGCGTGTGGGGCACGCGACCCGCGCCGGCGACGGATGGCTCACCGGCACCACGGTCGTGCTCGCCCCGGAGGGCGGGGCCGTGGCCGCCGTGGATGTGCGGGGCGGTGGCCCCGGGACCAAGGAGACGGACGCGCTCGATCCGCGCAACGTGGTGCGGAAGGTCGAGGCGATCGTGCTGACCGGCGGCAGCGCCTACGGGCTGGACGCGGCCTCGGGGGTGATGGCCTGGCTGGAGGAGCGGGGACGCGGGATCCGGGTCGGGGCGGACCCGGCGCAGGTCGTGCCGGTGGTGCCCGCCGCCTGTGTCTTCGATCTGGGGCGGGGCGGCGACTTCCGGGCCAGGCCGGACGCGGCCACCGGGCGGGCCGCGGTCGAGGCGGCGGCGGCGAGCGAGCCCGGCGCGCCGGTGGCCCAGGGCTGTGTGGGCGCCGGTACGGGGGCGGTGACCGGGGTGGTGAAGGGCGGCATCGGCAGCGCGAGCACGGTGCTCGGCTCGGGGGTCACGGTGGCCGCGCTGGTGGTGGCCAACGCGGCGGGTTCGACGGTGGATCCGGAAACGGGGGTGCTGTACGGGGAGTTGTTCCAGGGGCGGGTGGAGTATCCGGAGGCGGAGGTGCATGAGGCCGCGCGGCGGCGCCTGGCCGAGACGGCCGCGCGGAGCGCGCCTCCGCCGCTCAACACCACGCTCGCGGTGGTCGCCACGGACGCGGATCTGTCGAAGGCCCAGGCGCAGAAGCTGGCCGGCACGGCTCACGACGGCATCGCCCGCGCGGTGCGGCCGGTGCACCTGCTCCACGACGGGGACACGGTGTTCACGCTGGCGACGGGAGACCGCGCCCTGGACGCCGAGGACCCGCTCGCCCTCAACGAGGTCCTCGCGGCGGGCGCCGATGTGGTGACCCGGGCGATCGTGCGGGCGGTGCGTGCCGCCGAGTCGGTCGACGGTCCGGGCGGGGCGTGGCCGTCGTACGGGGAGTTGTACGCGGGCCGTTGA
- a CDS encoding low temperature requirement protein A, with translation MTSSPTPPPVPSGPPGDRGPLRRLRARGRDEAHRTASPLELFFDLCFVVAVAQAGIQLVHSVAEGHAGEGILDYAMVFFAVWWAWMNFSWFASAYDNDDVLYRVVTLVQIAGVLVLAAGVSQAFEEHDYLVVWLGYVIMRLALVTQWLRAARAAEGPERTTALRYAGGVLLCQVGWLGLLLLPEDALPWWFLVMALLEMCVPLFAERGQPTAWHPRHIAERYGLFTIIVLGETVAAATIAVKSGIDENDSLGEVLPIASGGLLIIFAAWWIYFVVPIHGHLRSNRQAFLWGYGHYVVFASAAAIGAGLEVAVEQTVGKAHISTLAASAAVTLPTALYLLTVWALHSRHFKAGITQQLVLPTTALLVICCTFLGDWAVLTAGVVCALSVAAGETLAARPSRTHAPSSRTA, from the coding sequence ATGACGTCCAGCCCCACTCCCCCGCCCGTCCCCTCCGGCCCGCCCGGCGACCGGGGACCGCTGCGCAGGCTCAGGGCCCGCGGACGCGACGAGGCGCACCGGACGGCCTCACCGCTGGAGCTCTTCTTCGACCTGTGCTTCGTCGTGGCCGTCGCCCAGGCGGGCATCCAGCTGGTCCACTCCGTCGCCGAGGGCCATGCCGGCGAGGGGATCCTCGACTACGCGATGGTCTTCTTCGCCGTGTGGTGGGCCTGGATGAACTTCTCGTGGTTCGCCTCGGCGTACGACAACGACGACGTGCTGTACCGGGTCGTCACCCTGGTGCAGATCGCGGGTGTGCTGGTCCTCGCGGCGGGGGTCTCGCAGGCCTTCGAGGAGCACGACTACCTCGTGGTCTGGCTGGGCTACGTGATCATGCGGCTGGCCCTGGTGACGCAGTGGCTGCGGGCGGCCCGCGCCGCCGAGGGCCCGGAGCGGACGACGGCCCTGCGCTACGCCGGCGGGGTACTGCTGTGCCAGGTCGGCTGGCTGGGCCTGCTGCTCCTGCCCGAGGACGCGCTGCCCTGGTGGTTCCTGGTGATGGCGCTGCTGGAGATGTGCGTGCCGCTGTTCGCGGAGCGGGGCCAGCCCACGGCCTGGCATCCCCGCCATATCGCGGAGCGCTACGGACTGTTCACGATCATCGTGCTCGGCGAGACGGTCGCCGCGGCCACGATCGCCGTGAAGTCCGGCATCGACGAGAACGACTCGCTGGGCGAGGTCCTCCCCATCGCGTCGGGCGGGCTGCTGATCATCTTCGCCGCGTGGTGGATCTACTTCGTGGTGCCCATCCACGGCCATCTGCGCTCCAACCGGCAGGCGTTCCTGTGGGGCTACGGCCACTACGTGGTCTTCGCCTCGGCGGCCGCGATCGGGGCCGGGCTGGAGGTGGCGGTGGAGCAGACGGTGGGCAAGGCGCACATCTCCACGCTGGCGGCGTCGGCCGCCGTGACCCTGCCGACGGCCCTGTATCTGCTGACCGTGTGGGCCCTGCACTCGCGTCACTTCAAGGCGGGCATCACCCAGCAGCTGGTACTGCCGACGACGGCACTGCTGGTGATCTGCTGCACGTTCCTGGGTGACTGGGCGGTGCTCACGGCGGGCGTGGTCTGCGCGCTGTCGGTGGCGGCGGGAGAGACACTGGCCGCCCGCCCGTCAAGGACCCACGCCCCGTCGAGCCGGACGGCCTGA
- the mscL gene encoding large conductance mechanosensitive channel protein MscL, whose protein sequence is MSEKKEPSLWEGFKAFLMRGNVVDLAVAVVIGAAFTNIVNAVVKGIINPFVGAIGTKNLDHYSSCLSSTCKGEEGIQIAWGSVLGAALSFVITAAVVYFLMVLPMAKYLARQEARRKAKEGTQEVIEVTELEVLKEIRDALVAQRGAGNDRQDQPER, encoded by the coding sequence GTGAGCGAGAAGAAGGAACCGAGCCTCTGGGAGGGCTTCAAGGCCTTCCTGATGCGCGGGAACGTCGTCGATCTGGCTGTGGCGGTGGTGATCGGCGCCGCGTTCACGAACATCGTCAACGCCGTGGTCAAGGGGATCATCAACCCGTTCGTCGGGGCCATCGGGACCAAGAACCTCGACCACTACAGCTCCTGCCTGAGCTCGACCTGCAAGGGCGAGGAGGGCATCCAGATCGCGTGGGGCTCCGTCCTCGGCGCCGCCCTGAGCTTCGTGATCACGGCTGCGGTCGTCTACTTCCTGATGGTCCTGCCCATGGCGAAGTACCTGGCCCGCCAGGAGGCCCGCCGCAAGGCGAAGGAGGGCACACAGGAGGTCATCGAGGTGACCGAGCTGGAGGTGCTGAAGGAGATCCGGGACGCGCTGGTCGCCCAGCGTGGCGCGGGGAACGACCGGCAGGACCAGCCGGAGCGGTAG
- a CDS encoding CpaB family protein, which translates to MSSLSGGSPVAALPPGPEVPATREVPRFDPVRVRGGRYRSGRLGRHRRRALAVGLAVTATALVAAGPRDGDGARGQPRATSPAHTSSMYRERSARMRGAAGAGVAGTGAAGAGAAGPGAAGPGAAGPVTAPIRIADAATVRLLRPGDRVDVIAAEGTAPGGDARVIARGARVTKVPEPLEGATDGGALVVLSVPRATAARLAGASATARLAVTLW; encoded by the coding sequence ATGTCCTCCCTTTCCGGCGGCTCCCCCGTCGCCGCGCTCCCGCCCGGCCCCGAGGTGCCCGCGACGCGTGAGGTGCCGCGCTTTGATCCCGTGCGGGTGCGTGGGGGCCGGTACCGGTCGGGCCGGCTCGGGCGGCACCGGCGGCGGGCCCTGGCCGTCGGGCTCGCGGTCACCGCGACCGCGCTGGTGGCGGCGGGCCCGCGTGACGGTGACGGGGCCCGCGGTCAGCCCCGGGCCACGTCTCCCGCGCATACGTCCTCGATGTACCGGGAGCGGTCCGCGCGGATGCGTGGTGCAGCGGGGGCGGGTGTGGCGGGGACAGGTGCCGCAGGGGCAGGTGCCGCGGGCCCGGGTGCGGCGGGCCCGGGTGCGGCGGGCCCGGTGACGGCTCCGATCCGGATCGCCGACGCGGCGACGGTACGGCTGCTGCGGCCGGGCGACCGGGTCGACGTCATCGCCGCCGAGGGGACGGCACCGGGCGGCGACGCCCGCGTGATCGCGCGCGGGGCCAGGGTGACGAAGGTGCCGGAGCCGCTGGAGGGCGCGACGGACGGCGGGGCGCTGGTCGTGCTCTCGGTGCCGCGTGCCACCGCCGCCCGGCTCGCCGGGGCGAGCGCGACGGCACGGTTGGCGGTGACGTTGTGGTGA
- a CDS encoding S-methyl-5'-thioadenosine phosphorylase, producing the protein MANKANVTGSADVAGSVDGQGAGIGVIGGSGFYSFLDDVTEVQVDTPYGPPSDSLFLGEVAGRRVAFLPRHGRGHHLPPHRINYRANLWALRSVGVRQVLAPCAVGGLRPEYGPGTLLVPDQLVDRTKSRANTYFDGEPLPDGSVPNVVHVSLADPYCSAGRAVALKAARGRDWEPVDGGTLVVVEGPRFSTRAESLWHQAQGWSVVGMTGHPEAALARELELCYTSLTLVTDLDAGAESGEGVSHDEVLQVFAANVGRLRGVLFDAVAGLPGVDERDCLCGGALGGMDPGFVLP; encoded by the coding sequence ATGGCGAACAAGGCGAACGTGACGGGCTCGGCGGACGTGGCGGGCTCGGTGGACGGGCAGGGCGCGGGGATCGGCGTCATCGGCGGCTCCGGGTTCTACTCCTTCCTCGACGATGTGACCGAGGTCCAGGTCGACACCCCGTACGGGCCGCCCAGCGACTCCCTCTTCCTCGGTGAGGTCGCAGGCCGGCGGGTCGCCTTCCTGCCGCGGCACGGGCGGGGCCACCACCTGCCGCCGCACCGGATCAACTACCGCGCCAATCTGTGGGCCCTGCGGTCCGTCGGCGTGCGCCAGGTGCTCGCGCCGTGCGCCGTGGGCGGCCTGCGCCCCGAGTACGGACCGGGCACGCTGCTGGTGCCGGACCAGCTCGTCGACCGTACGAAGTCCCGCGCGAACACGTACTTCGACGGAGAGCCGCTGCCCGACGGGTCGGTGCCGAACGTGGTGCATGTGTCGCTGGCCGACCCCTACTGCTCCGCCGGGCGGGCCGTCGCGCTGAAGGCGGCGCGCGGCCGGGACTGGGAGCCGGTGGACGGCGGCACGCTGGTCGTGGTCGAGGGGCCGCGCTTCTCGACCCGTGCCGAATCGTTGTGGCACCAGGCGCAGGGCTGGTCGGTGGTGGGGATGACCGGGCATCCCGAGGCGGCACTCGCCCGTGAGCTGGAGCTCTGCTACACGTCCCTGACCCTGGTCACCGACCTCGACGCGGGCGCCGAGAGCGGGGAGGGCGTCTCGCACGACGAGGTGCTGCAGGTGTTCGCGGCGAACGTGGGGCGGCTGCGGGGGGTGCTGTTCGACGCGGTGGCGGGGTTGCCGGGGGTGGACGAGCGGGACTGTCTGTGTGGTGGGGCGTTGGGTGGGATGGATCCGGGGTTCGTGTTGCCGTAG
- a CDS encoding FmdB family zinc ribbon protein has protein sequence MPTYQYQCTECGEGLEAVQKFTDDALTECPNCKGRLKKVFSAVGIVFKGSGFYRNDSRGSSSSSSPAKSSSSSSSSSDSGSGSGSGSSSSSSSSSSSSSSSGSGSSTSSTTAA, from the coding sequence GTGCCGACCTACCAGTACCAGTGCACCGAGTGTGGCGAGGGCCTCGAGGCGGTGCAGAAGTTCACCGACGACGCTCTCACCGAGTGCCCGAACTGCAAGGGCCGCCTGAAGAAGGTGTTCTCGGCGGTCGGCATCGTCTTCAAGGGCTCCGGCTTCTACCGGAACGACAGCCGCGGCTCCTCGTCGAGCAGCTCCCCGGCGAAGTCGTCGAGCTCCTCCTCGTCGTCCTCCGACTCCGGTTCGGGCTCCGGCTCGGGCTCCTCGTCGAGTTCTTCGTCCAGCTCGTCCTCGAGCTCTTCGTCGGGCTCGGGCAGCTCGACCAGCAGCACCACCGCCGCGTAA